From Pelotomaculum schinkii, one genomic window encodes:
- a CDS encoding zinc ribbon domain-containing protein yields MSQWPFGLLLAYLTYKLAALGIDLIKIDESYTTQTCPVCGRKKKPSGRTYQCHCGYICHRDVHGARNIYAKHKYGEIRTLDWSVENIKYLRPAS; encoded by the coding sequence ATGAGCCAATGGCCATTCGGGTTGTTGCTGGCTTATCTTACATATAAGCTGGCTGCTCTTGGTATCGACCTGATCAAGATCGATGAGAGTTACACTACGCAGACATGCCCTGTCTGTGGTCGGAAGAAAAAGCCTTCCGGCAGGACGTATCAGTGTCATTGCGGGTACATATGCCATCGGGATGTGCATGGCGCAAGGAATATCTACGCCAAGCACAAATATGGCGAGATTCGCACACTGGATTGGAGTGTCGAAAACATCAAGTATCTACGGCCTGCTTCGTGA
- the thiC gene encoding phosphomethylpyrimidine synthase ThiC, translating to MNYATQMEAARKGIITKEMEAVAYKEQVSPDVLRELIGQGRVVIPANKNHTSLDPCGIGQGLKTKINVNLGVSKDCCDIEAELEKVRWAIKLQADAIMDLSCYGKTGEFRRRLVEISPAAIGTVPIYDAVGFYERELKNISAREFLGVVEKHARDGVDFMTIHAGVNREAVARLKKNPRLTNIVSRGGSLLFAWMAMNDQENPFYEFYDDLLDLCRHYDVTISLGDACRPGSLRDAVDALQIQELINMGELTRRAWERDVQVMIEGPGHMALNEIVTNMLLEKKLCHGAPFYVLGPLVTDIAPGYDHITSAIGGALAAAHGADFLCYVTPAEHLRLPTLDDMKEGIIASRIAAHAADIAKGVPGARKWDDEMSDARRRLDWTRMFELALDPEKARLYRSESMPENHDSCTMCGKMCAVRTMNKIMAGENPL from the coding sequence TTGAACTATGCGACACAAATGGAAGCAGCCCGTAAGGGAATAATCACGAAGGAGATGGAGGCGGTAGCATATAAGGAGCAGGTGAGTCCAGATGTCCTACGGGAACTGATCGGGCAGGGCCGGGTGGTGATTCCCGCTAATAAAAACCATACATCCCTGGATCCGTGCGGCATTGGCCAGGGCCTTAAGACGAAAATTAATGTCAACCTGGGGGTTTCGAAGGACTGCTGCGATATCGAAGCCGAGTTGGAAAAGGTGAGGTGGGCTATAAAGCTGCAGGCGGACGCCATAATGGATCTGAGCTGTTACGGCAAGACCGGGGAATTCAGGCGGCGGTTGGTTGAGATTTCACCCGCTGCGATTGGCACCGTGCCCATTTACGATGCTGTGGGCTTTTATGAACGGGAACTTAAAAATATTTCCGCCAGGGAGTTCCTGGGAGTAGTGGAGAAACACGCGCGCGACGGGGTGGATTTTATGACTATCCACGCCGGGGTCAACCGGGAGGCTGTGGCCAGGTTAAAGAAAAACCCGAGGCTTACCAACATAGTTTCCAGGGGCGGTTCCCTCCTTTTCGCCTGGATGGCGATGAATGACCAGGAGAATCCTTTTTACGAGTTTTACGACGATCTATTGGATCTATGCCGGCATTATGATGTCACCATCAGTCTGGGTGATGCCTGCCGCCCTGGCAGCCTTAGGGATGCCGTTGATGCCTTACAAATCCAGGAGTTAATCAACATGGGGGAATTGACCAGGCGGGCCTGGGAAAGGGATGTCCAGGTGATGATCGAAGGGCCCGGCCATATGGCCTTAAACGAAATTGTTACGAATATGCTGCTCGAAAAGAAGCTGTGCCACGGCGCCCCATTTTACGTGCTGGGGCCGCTGGTTACCGACATTGCTCCCGGTTATGACCACATTACCAGCGCTATTGGGGGGGCTTTGGCAGCAGCCCATGGTGCGGATTTCCTCTGCTATGTAACTCCGGCTGAACACCTGCGCCTGCCCACTTTGGATGATATGAAGGAGGGCATTATCGCCTCAAGGATTGCTGCTCATGCTGCCGACATTGCCAAAGGGGTGCCAGGGGCCAGGAAATGGGATGACGAGATGAGCGATGCGAGGCGACGCTTGGACTGGACGAGGATGTTTGAACTTGCTTTGGACCCGGAGAAGGCCAGACTTTACCGGTCGGAGTCCATGCCTGAGAACCACGACTCCTGTACCATGTGTGGCAAGATGTGCGCCGTGCGGACAATGAACAAAATAATGGCTGGCGAAAACCCCTTGTGA